In Leptodactylus fuscus isolate aLepFus1 unplaced genomic scaffold, aLepFus1.hap2 HAP2_SCAFFOLD_70, whole genome shotgun sequence, one DNA window encodes the following:
- the LOC142188725 gene encoding WD repeat domain phosphoinositide-interacting protein 4 yields MAQQRGVNGLRFNQDQSCFCCAMETGVRIFNIEPLMEKGHLDVEQVGSVGQVEMLHRCNLLALVGGGSNPKFSDISVLIWDDSRDGKDRLVLEFTFTKPVLSVRLRADKIVIVLKNRIYVYSFPDNPTKLFEFDTRDNPKGLCDLCPSMEKQLLIFPGHKCGSLQLVDLCNAKPGSSSAPFTINAHQSELGCLAVNQQGTLVASASRKGTLIRLFDTQTREQLVELRRGTDPATLYCINFSHDSSFLCSSSDKGTVHIFALKDTKLNRRSALARVGKVGPMIGQYVDSQWSLASFTVPAESACICAFGKNTSKNVNSVIAVCVDGTFHKYVFTPEGNCNREAFDVYLDICDDDIF; encoded by the exons ATGGCCCAGCAGCGCGGTGTGAATGGTCTCCGGTTCAACCAAGACCAGA GCTGCTTCTGTTGTGCCATGGAGACCGGAGTGAGGATCTTTAACATTGAGCCTCTGATGGAAAAGGGACACCTGG ATGTGGAGCAGGTTGGCAGTGTCGGACAGGTCGAAATGCTGCACAGATGTAATCTGCTGGCACTGGTTGGCGGTGGGAGTAATCCTAAATTCTCCGATATCTCAG TACTGATCTGGGATGACTCCCGGGATGGGAAAGATAGGCTGGTGCTGGAGTTCACATTCACTAAGCCTGTGCTGAGCGTACGACTACGAGCTGACAA GATTGTCATTGTATTGAAAAACCGGATTTACGTTTACTCCTTCCCAGATAACCCCACTAAACTCTTTGAGTTTGATACACGAGACAACCCTAAAG GCCTGTgtgatctctgccccagtatggaGAAACAGTTGTTAATATTTCCAGGCCACAAATGTGGCAGCTTACAGCTGGTG GATCTGTGTAATGCTAAGCCTGGAAGCTCATCTGCCCCATTCACGATAAATGCCCATCAAAGTGAACTGGGCTGCCTGGCAGTCAACCAGCAGGGTACCCTGGTGGCTTCGGCCTCGCGTAAAGGCACCTTAATACGGCTCTTTGACACACAGACGCGGGAACAGTTAGTAGAGCTCCGGCGTGGTACAGACCCAGCTACTCTCTACTG TATCAATTTCAGCCATGACAGCTCCTTTCTGTGTAGCTCCAGTGATAAAGGAACAGTGCACATCTTCGCTCTGAAAGACACAAAGCTGAACCGTCGTTCTGC GCTGGCACGGGTTGGTAAAGTTGGTCCTATGATTGGTCAGTACGTGGATTCACAGTGGAGTTTAGCCAGCTTCACTGTgcctgcagaatccgcctgtatCTGTGCCTTTGGCAAAAACACTTCTAAGAACGTGAATTCTGTCATAG CTGTTTGTGTGGATGGAACATTTCACAAATATGTCTTCACACCTGAAGGGAACTGCAACCGCGAGGCCTTTGATGTATATTTGGacatctgtgatgatgacattttTTAA
- the LOC142188726 gene encoding EKC/KEOPS complex subunit LAGE3-like encodes MTAGAPLQFQLNVPFPSSREAQIAHDTLSPDAEPRKGGVSKTLTITDHVLHVHWQAEEARILRVSVSSFLEHLSLVVKTMDRFGPALPDTT; translated from the exons ATGACGGCGGGGGCTCCACTTCAATT CCAGCTTAATGTGCCCTTCCCCTCCTCCAGGGAAGCCCAGATTGCCCATGACACTTTGAGCCCAGATGCCGAACCAAGAAAAGGAGGTGTAAGCAAGACACTGACCATCACAGACCATGTCCTCCATGT TCATTGGCAGGCAGAGGAAGCTCGTATCCTCCGCGTGTCCGTCAGCTCATTCTTAGAACACCTCTCTCTCGTGGTGAAGACAATGGATAGATTTGGACCTGCACTGCCGGATACCACCTGA